A genome region from Microbacterium profundi includes the following:
- a CDS encoding ATP-dependent helicase — MTEAPLIVPSNAGPHTPGAPDQDDLLAGLNPQQLEAVTYRGPALLIVAGAGSGKTSVLTRRIASLLRGREAWPSQILAITFTNKAAGEMRERVVDLVGDAARGMWISTFHSACVRILRREADQFGFTKSFTIYDSGDSRALIKRLVKEHEADAYGLTPAATQSRISKLKNELSDAESYARDANMSDPAERKFVEIFADYQRQLRRANAFDFDDLIGQTVFLFRAFPKVADTYRRRFRHILVDEYQDTNHAQYSLIHELTRPVSSDTPDPYASNGMMIFEPSQSDPSAPELEGASLTVVGDSDQSIYAFRGADIRNISEFERDFPGARVVLLEQNYRSTQNILSAANAVIGNNFDRKDKKLWSDRGAGDKIVGFTGYSQHDEAQFVADEVEALRRSGMPYSEMAVFYRTNSQSRALEEIFIRSAVPYKIMGGTKFYERAEIKDAMAYLIAVANPADEMSVRRILNKPRRGIGDVTETAIARFAEDHGISFREALSVPEQLGVGPKIQAGIGQLDAVLKEATEILLPASGEVPPSTSVADGLSLLLAKSGYLDALRASRDPQDEARVENLDELVAVTRDFARNNPDGTIVDFLTEVALVADADDLDDESGSVSMMTMHTAKGLEYDAVFVTGVEEDLIPHRISAGEPGGPQEERRLFYVGITRARKRLHLSLAMTRAQFGEVSVAMPSRFLQEIPGDLVDWRQSPGDVNSRGGMQSRALNARRGGGSGSGGFGSGGDRFGVKPLAPRDTLKPLSTSMDKFPNKVTGKVRDNGDLELAAGDRIRHSDFGEGRVDAVTGEGAKRIAHVRFESAGLKKLLIKIAPIEKL, encoded by the coding sequence CCTCTCATCGTCCCGTCCAACGCCGGCCCCCACACACCCGGGGCGCCGGACCAGGACGACCTTCTCGCAGGTCTCAACCCGCAACAGCTCGAAGCGGTCACCTACCGCGGCCCCGCGCTGCTGATCGTCGCCGGTGCAGGCTCGGGCAAGACCAGCGTGCTCACCCGCCGCATTGCCTCGCTGCTGCGAGGCCGAGAGGCATGGCCGAGCCAGATCCTCGCGATCACGTTCACAAACAAGGCTGCGGGAGAGATGCGCGAGCGCGTCGTCGATCTCGTCGGCGATGCCGCGCGCGGCATGTGGATCTCGACGTTCCACTCCGCGTGCGTGCGCATCCTGCGACGCGAGGCTGACCAGTTCGGATTCACCAAGTCGTTCACCATCTACGACTCCGGCGACTCGCGCGCGCTCATCAAGCGGCTGGTGAAGGAGCACGAGGCCGACGCCTACGGCCTCACTCCGGCAGCCACCCAATCGCGCATCTCGAAGTTGAAGAACGAGCTCTCCGACGCCGAATCGTATGCGCGCGACGCGAACATGAGCGACCCCGCGGAGCGGAAGTTCGTCGAGATCTTCGCCGACTACCAGCGACAGCTCCGCAGAGCCAATGCCTTCGACTTCGACGACCTCATCGGCCAGACGGTCTTCCTGTTCCGTGCGTTCCCCAAGGTCGCCGACACCTATCGTCGCCGGTTCCGGCACATCCTCGTCGACGAGTACCAGGACACCAACCACGCCCAGTATTCGCTCATCCACGAGCTCACTCGCCCCGTCTCAAGCGACACGCCGGATCCGTATGCCTCCAACGGCATGATGATCTTCGAGCCGTCGCAATCCGACCCGTCCGCACCAGAGCTGGAGGGTGCATCGCTGACCGTGGTCGGCGACTCCGACCAGTCGATCTACGCCTTCCGCGGGGCCGACATCCGCAACATCAGCGAGTTCGAGCGCGACTTCCCCGGTGCTCGCGTGGTGCTGCTCGAGCAGAACTACCGATCGACGCAGAACATCCTCTCGGCCGCGAACGCCGTGATCGGCAACAACTTCGACCGCAAGGACAAGAAGCTCTGGAGCGACAGGGGAGCGGGCGACAAGATCGTCGGCTTCACCGGCTATTCGCAGCACGATGAGGCGCAGTTCGTCGCGGATGAGGTCGAGGCACTCCGCCGCTCGGGCATGCCGTACTCGGAGATGGCGGTGTTCTACCGTACGAACTCTCAGTCGCGTGCACTGGAGGAGATCTTCATCCGCTCGGCCGTGCCGTACAAGATCATGGGCGGCACGAAGTTCTACGAGCGCGCCGAGATCAAAGACGCCATGGCCTATCTCATCGCGGTGGCGAACCCCGCAGACGAGATGTCGGTCAGGCGCATCCTCAACAAGCCGCGGCGTGGCATCGGCGACGTCACCGAGACCGCGATCGCGCGCTTCGCCGAGGATCACGGCATCTCGTTCCGCGAAGCGCTCTCGGTGCCAGAACAGCTCGGGGTGGGGCCGAAGATCCAGGCGGGCATCGGCCAGCTGGATGCCGTGTTGAAAGAGGCGACCGAGATCCTGCTGCCCGCATCCGGCGAGGTGCCGCCTTCGACCTCGGTCGCGGACGGGCTCAGCCTGCTGCTCGCGAAGAGCGGGTACCTCGATGCACTGCGCGCCAGTCGTGACCCGCAAGATGAGGCCCGCGTCGAGAACCTCGACGAACTGGTCGCCGTCACGCGCGACTTCGCCCGCAACAATCCCGACGGCACGATCGTCGACTTCCTCACCGAGGTGGCGCTGGTCGCCGACGCCGACGACCTGGACGACGAGTCCGGTTCGGTGTCGATGATGACGATGCACACGGCCAAGGGCCTGGAGTACGACGCCGTGTTCGTGACCGGTGTCGAAGAAGACCTCATCCCGCACCGCATCTCGGCGGGGGAGCCCGGTGGACCGCAGGAAGAGCGTCGGCTGTTCTACGTCGGCATCACGCGTGCGCGCAAGCGCCTGCATCTGTCGCTCGCGATGACCCGCGCCCAGTTCGGCGAGGTGTCGGTGGCGATGCCGAGCCGGTTCCTGCAGGAGATCCCTGGCGACCTGGTCGACTGGCGTCAGTCGCCGGGAGACGTGAACTCCCGAGGCGGCATGCAGTCGCGTGCGCTCAACGCGCGTCGCGGCGGCGGGTCAGGCAGCGGTGGCTTCGGGTCAGGCGGCGATCGCTTCGGCGTCAAGCCGCTGGCGCCGCGAGACACTCTCAAGCCGCTGTCGACGTCGATGGACAAGTTCCCCAACAAGGTCACCGGCAAGGTGCGCGACAACGGCGACCTCGAACTGGCCGCCGGCGACCGCATCCGTCATTCCGATTTCGGCGAGGGACGAGTGGATGCCGTCACCGGCGAAGGCGCGAAGCGCATCGCTCATGTGCGATTCGAGTCTGCGGGGCTGAAGAAGCTCCTCATCAAGATCGCGCCGATCGAGAAGCTGTAG